Proteins encoded within one genomic window of Sebaldella sp. S0638:
- a CDS encoding autotransporter domain-containing protein, whose translation EKYFDKDLNSYVLTLTRIPYAQMLKNTEAVEFGKGLDELHAKGPSDTEMDMFDALKSISDKDELAETFDMQLRGNVYANIQQRMMDVNGVLDTAYKQLKSEENTTKDITKVSAIYSGGNITDKNPGVEEYDYQSLGIMYLKEKETLKYGTNFNYSLGILQSKFDFDQGSKEDITSLKAGIGYEQYLAQGSRFKFMTRGELGVNYHDMERKIYLSNGTYKNNGDYFSGTAEWKNRLNYELPIISKNFKMDIFGSLNTGYGKFQGFKEDGDGMYLDVKSEDYFSLRPGAGIEGEWSYTTVKGSKFMLTAGAAYEYETQDIYGDGNEVKIADTDAGYYRLEEPEKIDNIFKASVGAGYETAGGFKTGVRVEREEGSVKGTKYQLDFSWKF comes from the coding sequence GAAAAGTATTTTGACAAAGACCTGAACAGTTATGTTCTTACACTTACAAGAATACCTTATGCACAAATGCTTAAAAATACTGAAGCTGTGGAATTCGGTAAAGGACTTGACGAGCTTCACGCTAAAGGACCTTCAGATACTGAAATGGATATGTTTGATGCATTAAAGTCAATATCTGATAAAGATGAACTGGCAGAAACATTTGATATGCAGCTGAGAGGTAATGTATATGCCAATATCCAGCAGAGAATGATGGATGTAAACGGAGTTCTTGATACTGCGTACAAACAGCTTAAGAGCGAAGAAAATACGACTAAGGATATAACTAAAGTATCTGCTATATATTCAGGAGGAAACATAACAGATAAAAATCCGGGAGTGGAAGAGTATGATTATCAGTCACTTGGAATAATGTATCTGAAAGAAAAAGAAACTCTGAAATATGGTACAAACTTTAATTATTCACTGGGAATACTACAGAGTAAATTTGACTTTGATCAGGGATCAAAAGAAGATATAACGAGTCTGAAAGCCGGAATAGGATATGAACAGTATCTCGCACAGGGCAGCAGATTTAAGTTTATGACAAGAGGAGAGCTTGGTGTAAACTATCATGATATGGAAAGAAAGATTTATTTAAGCAACGGTACTTATAAGAATAACGGAGACTACTTCTCAGGAACAGCAGAATGGAAAAACAGACTGAATTATGAACTTCCTATAATATCAAAGAATTTTAAGATGGATATATTCGGAAGCTTGAATACAGGTTACGGAAAATTTCAGGGATTCAAGGAAGACGGAGACGGAATGTATCTTGATGTAAAATCGGAAGATTATTTCTCATTAAGACCGGGAGCGGGAATAGAAGGAGAATGGTCATATACAACAGTAAAAGGAAGCAAGTTTATGCTCACAGCCGGGGCAGCTTATGAATATGAAACACAGGATATCTATGGTGATGGAAATGAAGTAAAGATAGCAGATACAGATGCCGGATATTACAGACTGGAAGAACCGGAAAAGATAGATAATATATTTAAAGCAAGTGTCGGAGC